Within the Gracilinema caldarium DSM 7334 genome, the region TGATGAGTTATTTATTCGAATCTCTAGTACCGAATCGATAAATAAAAGTCGTTATATTGTTGGTGGTCTTGTTATACCTGAAGCTTATACCCCACCTCTGCATGAAGTTACATTACGAATCATTGCGATAGCCTCTGGGTTCATTATACTCATTCTAACTATAATTTTGGGAAGAACATTAAAAACAAATAAGGCTACGTCTAAACCCTAATTACCTGTACGCACCCATTCTGCATCTCGTTCGGTATCATGAATGACCTCAAGAATCTGGTCTTGATCATAGCGAACAGCGGTACTTATCTTTTTCCCGCGGAGAACCGATGTATTAGTCAATTCTGTAAATATCCAACGCATCGGTTTAGCAAGAGCAACAAGTTGAAGTGCCACTTTATATGGAAGTGGATGATAATATCGTTCAGTATTTTGAGAAATTTGATATACGATAAGATTTCCATTGTGAATAGAATATTTAAGATCCATTCGTGCACCGGATGTTAGTATTGCCTGTCCAGTTCCTCCTGAGAAAAGCCGAACAAGTTCTATGCCCTTATCTCCACGCCAAGTGCCAAGAATTTCTGTTTCAGATTCTATTACTTTTTGGACTTCGTTTTCTTTGTTTTTAATGGTGTCGGGCTGTTGCATTAAAGTCTTTAAAAGTAATATTTTAAGATTTGCAGATAGCATATCGACCGTTGGTTCAATGGATGAAAAACTTATCTTTTCGCCTGTTTTTACCTTTATAACTTCAAGTGTTAAAACATAACCATTTCCCAAAATACCAAGGGTTCCCTGTAATAGATAATCAGCTGATAATAGGCTCCCCAATTTTTGTGTTTCTGTTATGTCAGTAAATGCATTATTTATTGCATATTCCCACTCTAAAAGAATACGATCACGATCTTGTATCGCGGTTAGTCTAAAAAGATTTAGCTCGGTAATATAACTTTGAACAAGTTTTTCTAACTGAAGACATTCATCTTGTAGATCTTGGACAGCTGTAAAAGGTAATATTGTTAAAACTGGTTGTTTTTGTTGTGCGGATAATGAAAATAAAGTAAATAATAACAAGCTACTCAACGTGAGCCAACGTCTAAACATTAGTACTTTTTCCCCTCCTTAACAATGGAACCCTTTACGTATGGTAATGTAAGAGAGGTTCCATCAATGCAATTTCTCTCTGAACTCCCGGGAAACTTCCCGTTGTATGTCCCGTTCGCGAATATCTGCACGTTTATCAAAGGCTTTTTTACCCTTACATAACCCTAATTCTACCTTAACTTTTCCATTTTTAAAATAGAAGGATAGAGGAATCAGGGTGTATCCCTTTTCTTCCACCCTTCTGGCAATCCTCTTTATTTCATCCTTGTGGAGTAAAAGCTTTTTTTTACGGTCCGGATCATGGTTAAAGATCGATGAAAAGGGGTTTTCTGCAATTCTGAAAGAGTTGAGCCAAATTTCGCCATTTTTTACCTCTGCCCAAGCATCGGGAAAGGATATTTTTCCTTCACGAACAGATTTAATCTCCGTTCCCATGAGTACAATACCGCACTCGTAGGTTTCATCTATGGTAAAATCGTGCCGGGCCTTGCGGTTAACCGCAATAATTTTAACACCCTCACTCATGGAAACGCTCCCTTGCAAATACGGGTCGAAACCCAACAAAGGGGGATGACGAATCGGGCGGTAAGGAAGCCCTGGTTTCAGCCTGTATCGTTTGGGCTTTATTAGCCCAGGAACCTCCCTTAACCACAAATTCGGGAGAGCTTAGCAGATTTCGAAAGTTCTCTGGAGCTTTAAGTTCAGGGAAGGGAACAAAAGGGGTATCGCACCATTCCCAAAGTCCACCAATGATATTGGTAAAATTCCTGTTGTTGAAATGGCTTGCCGCACTATACCACTCTAGTTCTGTCGGAAGCCGTACCTGATAGTCTGTTGTCCTACCGGTTTTAAGCCCCTGAGGAACTTTTGTAGTAAGCCAGGCACAGAACGCCTTTGCGGCGTAATAGGAAACTCCAGGAACAACCCCTGCAGGAAAGGCGTTATTATCAGCAGATTCCAGGTATTCAGATCCCACAAGCCCCTGAGCAATGAGGGCATCTTTTTTTTCTTTTGCCCATTCAGGGTGTTCAGCTACAAAAGTGTCCCATGCTTGCTGGCTTACTTCCTGTTCAGCCATATAAAAAGTGCTGTCTCCTATACTAATTTCACGGAATTGGAGGGGGCCAATGCTGATGCGTGTTCCAAGCAGGGCTGGTTTCTCTTTTAAGCTATCCCATTCGGTTTGTGATGCCAATGTATGCTTTTTATACCAATCTGTACTGGCGAGAGCCTTGGATTCCGTTGAAGGTAAGGCCGACAGGAGCCATGCTGGAGCAGCCGGATTTTCATTGATATAGGCAAGGGCATCCTGAAGGGCAGAAAGGGTGGTGACATTCGATGGTGCCAGTCCTGAAGTATGGGCAAAAAAATGGGCCCTGCTCAGGTCTCGCAGCGCTACAGAGGTACTTGCAAAACGGGCAGAAGCTGAAAGGATGCCCAGAAGTTCATCACCATGACCAGATTGTACAGCCTGGAAGGCACCACGGTACATGGCTTCGGAAAGCACCAGAGGAACCTGATAGGTAGCACTTGGTTCTCCCGCAAAGGTCCATGCTGCATAGGCTTGAGCCCCTGCTAAAATTGCGTTAAGAGGGTCATCGCTGCTTAATTTTAAAAATAATTGCTTATGTTTCGGGAAGAAGAGAGATCCGAAAATCCGATTCCCTACATCAAGAGTCTTTTGCTCTGCAGTAAAACCGGGGAGAACCGCCGAAATGGTATGGTTCCCTTCGGGTACAAAAATAGTACAGGGGCTAGTCCCCTGATACACATCATCGATACGGATTGCGGCTCCAGCAGGCTCTGTCTGTATTGTATAGATGCTTCCCCGTTTGGTCAGCCCCGGATAGAGGAGTAAAAAAAACAGCAGCCCCACTATGAGTAGTGCATAAAGGACTGTTAAGTATTTCCCCGGTTCAATTCCAAAAATAGGTTTAAGTGTAACCCTATCTTCTGGGAGTATTTCGGTTTTTTTCCTTATAAATCCAAACATGGGCGAATTATAAGTTGGCAGCTAGACCTTGTCAACGACGGTACTTCATGGTAGGTTTTTATCATGGTACAGGGCAGCGAGTTTTTTAACAAGGTACAGCAATTTACAGAGCAGATGCTCACCCGGCGGCGTGCAATAATACGGGCAAAAAAAGAAAAACAGAAAGCTAAAAACCCAATCATCGATTGGATAGAAGCCTTCGTGTGGGCCGCTGGCGTGGTATTGATCATTAATCAATATCTTTTTCAAGCCTATCAGATCCCCTCGGGGTCCATGATCGACACACTGCTCATTGGGGATCGGATCTTTGTAAATAAACTTGTCTATGGACCGGAGCTCCTTCCCGGTGTGGGTAAACTGCCCAGTCCTTTTAAGCCTCAGCGGAATCAGGTCATCATCTTTGAGAATCCTTCATATATATCCCGCGGTCCCGCCTTTGATGTGCTCCAGCGAGTTCTCTATATGCTCACCCTGTCACTGGTGGATATAGACAGGGATGAAAATGGGGCTCCCAAGGCACACTTTCTCATTAAACGGGCTGTGGGCATGAGCGGAGACACTATTACTATGAAAGATGGTGAAATATATTTTCTGTTCCCCGGTGAAGACAGGATTGTGGCAGAACGGGATTATATCAAAGCAACGAATATGAATCATAGAATTAACAGGTTGATGGATATCTCTGCCTATCCTGCACTGCAAGCGGCAGGGCGTATGGCAGCCTATTCAGATATGGGTTTACAGGTTCCTGCCGCTTTACTGGAACAAGTTAAGGGTGCTGCCACACTACAATATCCCGATTATCTGGAACACGAGCGGTCCCGTATTTCAGTACTACAGGCTGCAAATCCTCAAGACCGGCGATATACCATGCTCGCTGCCCGGTTCAAACTGGGCTGGTACGTTCCCGAAGGGCGAATCTTTCCCATGGGAGATAATCGGGATAATTCCCGGGATGCCCGCTATTTTGGTGCAGTCCGCCTATCCAAAGTACTCGGCCAGGGATCGCTTAAATATTGGCCCCTCTCTCGGTTTGGTAGTATCAAATAAGGTCCGCTATGATATACAAGAAATGGCAAAAATATTCATACACAGCTCAACGACATCAGCGACATCGGCTCCTTGTGGCTCTTCTATGGATTTTAGGGACTTTTTTGCTGTACCTTTTTATTTCCAGTTTTTTTATTTTTTCATTTTATGTTGAATCCGATTCTATGGCTAAGACGCTTACCCCTGGTGATGTAGGGCTTGCCCTCTCTACTCGACTCTTTCCTCATGACAAAGAGTCTTCTCTTTTTCCCTATAAGCATGGGGATCTCATTGTTCTTGAGAAATCCTATTCTACCACGTCCTCTTCATGGTATGTTCGTTTGTGGGATAATTTTATTGCCTTTTTTACTGCCCAACGGGCGGTGCATGTAAACGAGGCCAGACGCCTTTTTATAAAACGGATTATTGCGCTGCCGGGAGATGAAATTTCCATCACTGATAATATTGTACGGGTCAAACAGGTAAATCAGGACTATAACCTTACTGAATTCGAGCTAAGTTCAAAAACCTATGATATTACCGTACCCAATGAAGAGGGCGGAGCAGGGAATACATTACCCTTTGCTTCGAATATGGCTCTTATTCGTCTTAAAGAAGGGGAATGTTTTGTGCTCTCCGACGATCGCAGTGATTGCAACGATTCCCGCACCTGGGGGCCGGTTACATTATCTGATATAAAGGGAAAGCCCTTTTTCCGTTATTGGCCCTTTTCTCGTATCGGAAAACTGTAAATTTCGGGCTTGTTCATGACCGCTTCCTTATATATTCATATTCCCTTTTGTGTTTCCCATTGTGATTATTGTGATTTTTATTCTGAATTGGCCCTACGCCTGGCCCCACCCTCGAAATCCGATAGTTCAGGGCTCCTTCATCGGTATGTAACCGCTCTCAAGGGGGAACTGGATTGGGCCCTGAGTTTTTATGGGCTGGAGTATGGGCTGGAGCATGTGCCCACCCTCTATATTGGCGGCGGGACTCCTACGGTTCTCGGTCTGGAGGGGCTGGAAGCCCTGCTTCTGCATTTGTCCCATGTGCTCCCCAACTGGCCTGCTGAGGTAACCCTGGAAGCAAACCCTGAATCGGTGAACGAAGACATCCTGAGCATGCTCCGGTGCCGGGGGGTGAATCGGCTCAGTCTTGGGATCCAGTCCTTTCATGAACCAAGCCGCCTTGCAGTACACCGAAGCGGAACCGTAGACCAGTGCTTTTCCGCTTTGGACATTGCGGGGCAGTATTTTCCCCAGGCCTTTTCAGTAGACCTTATGGCTGGGCTCCCTTTTCAAACAGCCCAAGGACTGTGTGCGGATATTCAGCGGGTGCTCGATGCCGGTACCAATCATGTTTCTCTCTATTCCCTTATCTTGGAAGCAACTACCCCCCTTGCCAGGTATGTCCGTGCCGGTACGATTCACCTCCCTTCCGAAGAGGAAGCTGAAGACATCTGGCTTGCCGGCCGGGATGCTCTGACAGCCCGGGGCTTGCTGACCTATGAAGTATCTAACTTTGCAGTCCCGGGCTATGAAAGCCGGCACAATATGCGGTACTGGCGTATGGAAAGCTGGATTGGCTGTGGTCCCGGAGCTTCTACGACGCTTATAGATGAAAAGAATGGCACCGGTCAGCGCTTGACCAACAGACCTGATTTACAAGCCTATTTCCATTGGGCTGAAAAAAAATTGGCTGAAAAAAAGTGGGCTGACAAAATATCGCCCCGGGGTGAAATGGTTCTACCCGATGAGTCAGTCACCCCCGATAGGGTGTCTCCTCCGGCGGATAGGGAATTTCTAGATCAGAGCACGTTGATGAAAGAAAGCCTCATGATGGGCTTCAGGACAATTGCAGGACCCGATGAAGCCCTTTTCGAAGCTCGTTTTCATCAATCTATAGGATCCCTCATTGGGCGTACGATCAGCCTCTGGAAAAAACGGGGACTTTTTCAGAAAGACCGATGGGCCCTCACGTCGGAGGGTCTCCTCCTCCTCAATAGTTTCCTGGTGGACTGTTTTCAGGAACTGGAACAGCAGGGGCTGTAGGGCCCTTTTGTCGAGCCCTTAGGCCAAATATGATGCAAGGCGACGATAGGTCTGGTTAACCCGATCCTTCCATTCCAGATTAATCTCATCTCCCAGTTCATCGATAAGATTTTCCAGACTGGCTACACTTTCGTTAATTGCCGTATGAAAGCCCCGGGAACACTTAAACCAGTAATTGCCTCCGTTGTCCGTAAAGAGACAGAGAAAGCCCAGTTCGTTTTTCCCCTGTTTCCAGAACGCCGCAGTCCCCACCAGCGGGAGAGCCTCGATGAGTTCGGAGAGGTTTTCATGGATGGAAAAGTTTTTCTTTCGGGGCCAACTTTTATTCAGCCCTTCATCGAGGTTAAGGGTAGGAGCCAGATTTAAAATAAGTTCAAGCCGTTCCCCTGCAAGAATGGTGTACTTGTTGTTTAGGGTAACGATGCCCTTAAGGTCCTTGTACATACTCGCCGTGTCAATGCCGATTTGCCCCTTAATTTTTTCCAGTTTTTCCCAGGGAAGCACCACCGTCTTAACACCTTTGATTTTTTCAATATCAAAGACTTCGGTGAGTATTTTACAGCGATTGGTGAAATCCCGGGCCTGTTTTGGTTTTGTTTCGGTCTTGGAAATTTTGCCAACCAAGCCTTCATAGAGGGTTGGATGGATTTTCCCCAAGGCGCTTTTGGGCAGGGGCGAAACCGACATGGCATACATACGGGTCGTCCTGACTATTTCTCCCGCCACAATGTACATGGGATCTTCCCGGAACATTACTGAACCGGGATGGATGAAAATACGGTCCGCAGTAAGGCTCCGATACATATCTCGGCCAACTCGTACGCAGACAAACTGGATGAGCCCTTTGCCAACACAACAGAGATAGTCCTCGGTGGCCCCCCCGGATAATATTGGGAGTCCCATATCAGATACAATCAGTTCCAACTGTTCCTTTACATTGACAATTTCCACCATGGTCTTTTCGTCCAGGTAGTTCTTGTCGCAAAATTTACTCTTATTTTTAGCCTCTTTAAATGCCTTAAAGAGTTTGAGGTAGGACACAAAATCCCCAGCGGGGTCCCGGAAGGTATGATGAGCCTTCCGGGCATCGGTCTCCTCCCCCGGCGGGAGAATGTAAGGGCTCTGGGTCGAAAGAAAGGCCGCTGCGATAAGGGTTTCCTCCGTAACCTGGGGGTAACTTCGCAGGGCTTCCACAATAATACGGGATTGGCGCGGGGGCAGGGGAAATTGAACCATCATTTTCCCAATTGATGAGAGGTTCCGGTCATCATCAAGAGCATCCAGGAGATTGAGGGTTTCTATGGCCGCAATGAGCCCTTCTCGGTTCGGTGGAGAAATAAAGTCGAATTCTTCAAATGTCGTAACACCCAGCTCGGCCATACGGAGAACGACCTCGGAAAGATCGGTCCGATAAATTTCTTCCGTGGTAAAAAGGGGCCGGTTTTCAAAGTCCTTGCGGGAATAAAGCCGGTAACAGGTCCCTTCCTGGGTTCGTCCTGCCCGTCCCTTGCGCTGATTGCAGGACGCTTTGGAGATCGGCCCTTCGATCAGGCTCGATGTAAAGGTTCTTGGATTATAGTAATTGAGTTTCGCTAAGCCCGAATCAATAACCGTGGTAATGCCGTCTATGGTAACCGAGGTTTCTGCAATATTCGTGGAAACCACCACCTTGGTTTTCCCCCAGGGGGCAGAATCAAAGACCCGATCTTGTTCCTCCTTGCCAAGTCTGCCATAAAGGGGAAGAAGATGCAGGCTTCTTCCAACAGAACAGGATACCAGCATTGCCATACAGTCCTTAATCGCTTTTTCACCGGGAAGAAATATGAGGATGTCTCCGGGCCGTTTTTCGCTGACGACCCGTTCTACAATGGCGGTGATTTTGAGAAGTTGGGCTTCCAGGGCCGCTTGTCCCGTAGCAATTCCCTCGCTCACCACAGTCGTATCTGGCGGATCATAGACCACTGTGACCGGATAGGTAATAGCATCAATTTTAACCACCGGACATTCACCAAAGTATTCGGAAAAGACCTGGGTGTTTATGGTAGCTGAAGAAACGATGACCTTAAATTCCGGTCGAACCTCTAAAACCCGTTTCAGGAGTCCCAGAATAAAGTCGATATTTAAACTTCGTTCATGGGCTTCATCAACCATAAGCACATCATATTTGGAAAGGTAGGGGTCGAGCTTCATTTCCTGAAGCAGAATCCCGTCGGTCATGATTTTTATTTTGGTACTGTGGTCAGTTTGATCTTCAAAACGCATTTTATAGCCTACAAGGCCAGGGATTTTCGTTCCCATCTGACGGGCGATGAATTCACTGACCGATACCGCCGCGATCCGTCGCGGCTGGGTAACCCCGATCATGCCATGCTGGGCAAAACCAGCATCATACAATATAACTGGCATTTGGGTCGTTTTCCCAGAACCGGTGGGGCTTTCAACAACAATTACTTGGTGTGTCTGTAGGGCTGAAACAATAAGATCCTTATGCTGATAGACCGGTAAATCTGTATACTTCATGCAGCAACTATACTACAAATTATGAAAATAATCCCCTTTCTTTTTTTTGTATATATGCTATTCTTAATTGATATGGAGGAAAGAACTAATGGCTAAGCAGAAATTTGTGTATTTCTTCGGTGAAGGTAAGGCCGAAGGGGATGCCAAGATGAAGGAGCTTCTTGGTGGTAAGGGAGCCAATCTTGCAGAAATGACGAATTTAGGCATCCCCGTGCCTCCGGGGTTTACTATTTCGACCGAGGTCTGTGCTGCCTACTATGAGAATAAGCAAAAGTATCCTGAGGGACTGGAAAAGGAAGTTCTGGATAATCTCACAAAACTGGAAAAAGTGATGGGTAAAAAACTGGGCGATCCTGAGGATCCTCTATTAGTATCAGTACGTTCCGGTGCAGCGGTTTCCATGCCCGGTATGATGGATACAATCCTGAATCTTGGCATGAACGACAAGGCTGTAGTGGGTCTGGCCAATAAGACCGGGAACCCCCGTTTTGCCTGGGATGCCTACCGGCGCTTTATCCAGATGTATGGCGACATTGTCATGGGAATCCCCCACGATGAGTTCGAAGAAGCCCTGGCGGCCATGAAAAAGGCTAAGAAGGTTGAGCTGGATACGGGCCTCGATGCGAAGGATCTGGAAAACCTGGTGGTGGAATACAAAAAAATCTACAAAAAGCACACCAAGAAAGATTTCCCCCAGAATCCGCTGGATCAGCTCTGGGGCGCCATTAATGCGGTTTTTGGTTCTTGGATGAACGAACGGGCCATCAAGTACCGGGAACTCAACAATATCAAGGGCCTCAAAGGCACCGCGGTGAATGTGCAGTCCATGGTATTCGGCAACTTCGGTGATGATTCGGGCACCGGTGTTTGTTTTAGCCGTGATCCTTCTACGGGTAAAAATGAATTCTACGGCGAGTTCCTCATGAACGCCCAGGGCGAAGACGTGGTCGCCGGTATCCGTACTCCCGAAAAGATTGCTACCCTGGCAAAGAAAAACAAAAAGGTCTATGAACAGTTATTAGATATTAAAGACAAGCTTGAAAATCATTTCCGCGACATGCAGGATATGGAATTCACTGTTCAGCAGGGGGTCCTCTATATTCTGCAGACCCGTAACGGCAAACGGGCAGGGGCCGCGGCAGTAAAAATCGCCGTTGATATGGTGGCCGAAGGACTCATTGACAAGGAAACGGCTATTAAACGGGTTACCCCGGAACATCTGGATCAGCTCCTCCATCCTATGATCGATCCGAAGGCTCTAAAGGGGATTAAACCTCTGACCAAGGGCCTCAATGCTTCTCCCGGTGCTGCCTGCGGCCGTATCGTCTTTACCGCCAAGGATGCAGAGGAATGGGCAGAGCGAGGCGAAAAGGTACTCCTCGTACGAAAAGATACCAGCCCCGAGGATATTGGCGGTATGGTAGTTTCCGAAGGCATCCTCACCAGCACTGGCGGTATGACGAGCCATGCGGCAGTCGTTGCCCGCGGTATGGGAACCCCCTGTGTGGCCGGTGCCAAGGGGGTGTCAGTACAGGGCAAAAAAGTCGTTATCGGTGAAAAGACCTTTAAAGAAGGGGATTGGATTACCATCGATGGTTCCACCGGAGATGTCTATGAAGGCCAGTTTCCCCTTATCAGCCCCAAAATGTCCAAGGACCTGGAAACCTTCCTCTCCTGGTGTGACAAGGTTTGCGCCGATTCGGTCCGCGGCAATGTGAAGGGCTTCCTCGTACGGACCAATGCGGACCAGCCAGAGGATGCCAAACGGGCCTTTGATTTCGGCGCCCAGGGCGTCGGTCTCTGCCGAACTGAACACATGTTCTTCGATAAGGAAAAACTCATCCACTTCCGGACCATGATTGTGGCCGATACAGAAGAAGCCCGCAAGGAAGCCCTTAAGAAGATTCTGCCCCTGCAGAAAAAGGACTTCTTCGGCATCTTTAAGGCCATGGAAGGCCGGCCGGTTACCATCCGGCTCCTCGATCCGCCGCTCCATGAATTTGTACCCCACACCAAGGAAGAGGTGGCAGAGCTTGCGGAACATCTCGGTGTGAAACCCAAGGACCTCCAGCCCAAGATTGATAAGCTCCACGAAGCTAACCCCATGCTCGGTCACCGGGGCTGCCGCCTTGCGGTTACCTATCCGGAAATCTACGATATGCAGGTAGAAGCCATCGTGCTTGCCGCTATAGACTGTGTGAAGAAGAATATTCCTGTAAAGCCTGAAATTATGATTCCCATTGTCTGCGATGAACAGGAACTGGCCCTTCTCCGGCCCAGGGCAGAAGCAATCATTAAGAAAAATCTGGAAAAAGCCAAGGTGAAACTGGATATCCAGATCGGTACCATGATCGAAGTACCCCGGGCTGCTCTCCTGGCGGACAAAATCGCCGCATTTGCAGACTTCTTCAGCTTCGGTACCAATGACCTGACCC harbors:
- a CDS encoding TP0183 family DNA metabolism protein translates to MFRRWLTLSSLLLFTLFSLSAQQKQPVLTILPFTAVQDLQDECLQLEKLVQSYITELNLFRLTAIQDRDRILLEWEYAINNAFTDITETQKLGSLLSADYLLQGTLGILGNGYVLTLEVIKVKTGEKISFSSIEPTVDMLSANLKILLLKTLMQQPDTIKNKENEVQKVIESETEILGTWRGDKGIELVRLFSGGTGQAILTSGARMDLKYSIHNGNLIVYQISQNTERYYHPLPYKVALQLVALAKPMRWIFTELTNTSVLRGKKISTAVRYDQDQILEVIHDTERDAEWVRTGN
- the smpB gene encoding SsrA-binding protein SmpB; its protein translation is MSEGVKIIAVNRKARHDFTIDETYECGIVLMGTEIKSVREGKISFPDAWAEVKNGEIWLNSFRIAENPFSSIFNHDPDRKKKLLLHKDEIKRIARRVEEKGYTLIPLSFYFKNGKVKVELGLCKGKKAFDKRADIRERDIQREVSREFREKLH
- a CDS encoding SUMF1/EgtB/PvdO family nonheme iron enzyme, whose amino-acid sequence is MFGFIRKKTEILPEDRVTLKPIFGIEPGKYLTVLYALLIVGLLFFLLLYPGLTKRGSIYTIQTEPAGAAIRIDDVYQGTSPCTIFVPEGNHTISAVLPGFTAEQKTLDVGNRIFGSLFFPKHKQLFLKLSSDDPLNAILAGAQAYAAWTFAGEPSATYQVPLVLSEAMYRGAFQAVQSGHGDELLGILSASARFASTSVALRDLSRAHFFAHTSGLAPSNVTTLSALQDALAYINENPAAPAWLLSALPSTESKALASTDWYKKHTLASQTEWDSLKEKPALLGTRISIGPLQFREISIGDSTFYMAEQEVSQQAWDTFVAEHPEWAKEKKDALIAQGLVGSEYLESADNNAFPAGVVPGVSYYAAKAFCAWLTTKVPQGLKTGRTTDYQVRLPTELEWYSAASHFNNRNFTNIIGGLWEWCDTPFVPFPELKAPENFRNLLSSPEFVVKGGSWANKAQTIQAETRASLPPDSSSPFVGFRPVFARERFHE
- the lepB gene encoding signal peptidase I → MVQGSEFFNKVQQFTEQMLTRRRAIIRAKKEKQKAKNPIIDWIEAFVWAAGVVLIINQYLFQAYQIPSGSMIDTLLIGDRIFVNKLVYGPELLPGVGKLPSPFKPQRNQVIIFENPSYISRGPAFDVLQRVLYMLTLSLVDIDRDENGAPKAHFLIKRAVGMSGDTITMKDGEIYFLFPGEDRIVAERDYIKATNMNHRINRLMDISAYPALQAAGRMAAYSDMGLQVPAALLEQVKGAATLQYPDYLEHERSRISVLQAANPQDRRYTMLAARFKLGWYVPEGRIFPMGDNRDNSRDARYFGAVRLSKVLGQGSLKYWPLSRFGSIK
- the lepB gene encoding signal peptidase I; translated protein: MIYKKWQKYSYTAQRHQRHRLLVALLWILGTFLLYLFISSFFIFSFYVESDSMAKTLTPGDVGLALSTRLFPHDKESSLFPYKHGDLIVLEKSYSTTSSSWYVRLWDNFIAFFTAQRAVHVNEARRLFIKRIIALPGDEISITDNIVRVKQVNQDYNLTEFELSSKTYDITVPNEEGGAGNTLPFASNMALIRLKEGECFVLSDDRSDCNDSRTWGPVTLSDIKGKPFFRYWPFSRIGKL
- the hemW gene encoding radical SAM family heme chaperone HemW yields the protein MTASLYIHIPFCVSHCDYCDFYSELALRLAPPSKSDSSGLLHRYVTALKGELDWALSFYGLEYGLEHVPTLYIGGGTPTVLGLEGLEALLLHLSHVLPNWPAEVTLEANPESVNEDILSMLRCRGVNRLSLGIQSFHEPSRLAVHRSGTVDQCFSALDIAGQYFPQAFSVDLMAGLPFQTAQGLCADIQRVLDAGTNHVSLYSLILEATTPLARYVRAGTIHLPSEEEAEDIWLAGRDALTARGLLTYEVSNFAVPGYESRHNMRYWRMESWIGCGPGASTTLIDEKNGTGQRLTNRPDLQAYFHWAEKKLAEKKWADKISPRGEMVLPDESVTPDRVSPPADREFLDQSTLMKESLMMGFRTIAGPDEALFEARFHQSIGSLIGRTISLWKKRGLFQKDRWALTSEGLLLLNSFLVDCFQELEQQGL
- a CDS encoding helicase-related protein, whose amino-acid sequence is MKYTDLPVYQHKDLIVSALQTHQVIVVESPTGSGKTTQMPVILYDAGFAQHGMIGVTQPRRIAAVSVSEFIARQMGTKIPGLVGYKMRFEDQTDHSTKIKIMTDGILLQEMKLDPYLSKYDVLMVDEAHERSLNIDFILGLLKRVLEVRPEFKVIVSSATINTQVFSEYFGECPVVKIDAITYPVTVVYDPPDTTVVSEGIATGQAALEAQLLKITAIVERVVSEKRPGDILIFLPGEKAIKDCMAMLVSCSVGRSLHLLPLYGRLGKEEQDRVFDSAPWGKTKVVVSTNIAETSVTIDGITTVIDSGLAKLNYYNPRTFTSSLIEGPISKASCNQRKGRAGRTQEGTCYRLYSRKDFENRPLFTTEEIYRTDLSEVVLRMAELGVTTFEEFDFISPPNREGLIAAIETLNLLDALDDDRNLSSIGKMMVQFPLPPRQSRIIVEALRSYPQVTEETLIAAAFLSTQSPYILPPGEETDARKAHHTFRDPAGDFVSYLKLFKAFKEAKNKSKFCDKNYLDEKTMVEIVNVKEQLELIVSDMGLPILSGGATEDYLCCVGKGLIQFVCVRVGRDMYRSLTADRIFIHPGSVMFREDPMYIVAGEIVRTTRMYAMSVSPLPKSALGKIHPTLYEGLVGKISKTETKPKQARDFTNRCKILTEVFDIEKIKGVKTVVLPWEKLEKIKGQIGIDTASMYKDLKGIVTLNNKYTILAGERLELILNLAPTLNLDEGLNKSWPRKKNFSIHENLSELIEALPLVGTAAFWKQGKNELGFLCLFTDNGGNYWFKCSRGFHTAINESVASLENLIDELGDEINLEWKDRVNQTYRRLASYLA
- the ppdK gene encoding pyruvate, phosphate dikinase, coding for MAKQKFVYFFGEGKAEGDAKMKELLGGKGANLAEMTNLGIPVPPGFTISTEVCAAYYENKQKYPEGLEKEVLDNLTKLEKVMGKKLGDPEDPLLVSVRSGAAVSMPGMMDTILNLGMNDKAVVGLANKTGNPRFAWDAYRRFIQMYGDIVMGIPHDEFEEALAAMKKAKKVELDTGLDAKDLENLVVEYKKIYKKHTKKDFPQNPLDQLWGAINAVFGSWMNERAIKYRELNNIKGLKGTAVNVQSMVFGNFGDDSGTGVCFSRDPSTGKNEFYGEFLMNAQGEDVVAGIRTPEKIATLAKKNKKVYEQLLDIKDKLENHFRDMQDMEFTVQQGVLYILQTRNGKRAGAAAVKIAVDMVAEGLIDKETAIKRVTPEHLDQLLHPMIDPKALKGIKPLTKGLNASPGAACGRIVFTAKDAEEWAERGEKVLLVRKDTSPEDIGGMVVSEGILTSTGGMTSHAAVVARGMGTPCVAGAKGVSVQGKKVVIGEKTFKEGDWITIDGSTGDVYEGQFPLISPKMSKDLETFLSWCDKVCADSVRGNVKGFLVRTNADQPEDAKRAFDFGAQGVGLCRTEHMFFDKEKLIHFRTMIVADTEEARKEALKKILPLQKKDFFGIFKAMEGRPVTIRLLDPPLHEFVPHTKEEVAELAEHLGVKPKDLQPKIDKLHEANPMLGHRGCRLAVTYPEIYDMQVEAIVLAAIDCVKKNIPVKPEIMIPIVCDEQELALLRPRAEAIIKKNLEKAKVKLDIQIGTMIEVPRAALLADKIAAFADFFSFGTNDLTQMTFAFSRDDVGSFMPAYEKLGLLDVDPFKSVDEEGVGMLMNWATTKGRSVKSDLKVGICGEQGGDPATIDFCFRTGLNYVSCSPFRVPIARLTAAQAVLRNTKK